The following coding sequences lie in one Nycticebus coucang isolate mNycCou1 chromosome 18, mNycCou1.pri, whole genome shotgun sequence genomic window:
- the LOC128570495 gene encoding keratin-associated protein 2-1 has protein sequence MTSSCCGPAFSSLSCQEGCCQPCCWRDPCCCRPVSCQTTVCRPVTCVPRCTRPVCEPCRRPVCCDPCCLQEGCCRPISCCPTSCTAVVCRPCCWATTCCQPVSVQSPCCRPPCCQPAPCRTTCRTTCC, from the coding sequence ATGACCAGCTCCTGCTGCGGCCCCGCCTTCTCCTCCCTGAGCTGCCAGGAAGGCTGCTGCCAGCCCTGCTGCTGGCGCGACCCCTGCTGCTGCCGCCCAGTGTCCTGCCAGACCACCGTGTGCCGCCCCGTGACCTGCGTGCCCCGCTGCACGCGCCCCGTCTGCGAGCCCTGCCGCCGCCCCGTGTGCTGTGACCCCTGCTGCCTGCAGGAGGGCTGCTGCAGGCCCATCAGCTGCTGCCCCACGTCCTGCACGGCTGTGGTCTGCCGGCCCTGCTGCTGGGCCACCACCTGCTGCCAGCCTGTCTCTGTGCAGTCCCCCTGCTGCCGGCCCCCCTGCTGCCAGCCGGCCCCCTGCCGCACCACCTGCAGGACCACCTGCTGCTGA